The following is a genomic window from Nitrospira sp..
CTTGATGACCTCATCTTCCCTGCCAGCCTTGGCCACCATCAACATGCGCTCCTGCGATTCGGAGAGCATGATCTCGTAGGGTGTCATGCCCGGCTCGCGGCGCGGTACATGGGCCAACTCCAGTTCCACACCGGTCCCTTCGCGTGACGCCATCTCACAGGCGGAACTCGTCAACCCCGCCGCCCCCATGTCTTGAATGCCGACCAATAGATCACCGGACATCAGTTCCAAACAGGCTTCCAGCAGCAGCTTTTCCGTGAAGGGATCGCCGACCTGCACAGTAGGCCGTTTCTGCATCGCTCCCTCATCGAACGAATCCGAGGCCATCGTCGCGCCGTGAATCCCGTCCCGCCCGGTCTTCGAGCCGACATAGATCACCGGATTGCCGACACCGGCCGCCTTACCGAGAAAAATCTTGTCCTTCCGGGCAATCCCCAAGCAGAAGACATTCACCAGGGGATTCAGCGCATAGATGTCGTTGAAGACGATCTCTCCTCCAACCGTCGGCACCCCCATGCAATTCCCATAACCGGCGATGCCGGACACGACGCCTTTGAGAAGATGGCGGGTGTTCGCATTGTCCAACCCCCCGAATCGCAGCGAGTTCAACAGCGCGATCGGCCTTGCGCCCATCGTGAAGATATCGCGTAGAATCCCGCCGACTCCCGTCGCCGCGCCTTGATAGGGCTCGATGAACGAGGGATGGTTGTGCGACTCCATCTTAAACACCGCGCAGAGGCCGTCGCCGATATCCACCACTCCGGCATTCTCCCCCGGCCCCTGTACCACACGCGGTCCCGTCGTCGGCAGCTTCTTGAGATGGATGCGCGAACTCTTGTAGGAGCAATGTTCGCTCCACATGGCGGAGAACATCCCCAGTTCGGTCCAGTTCGGCTCACGCCCCAGGATCTCCAGGATTTTTTTATACTCCTCCTCGCTCAGTTTATGCTGGTCGAGGACGGCTTTGGTGATGATTTGTTCACGTGCCTTCATTAGACAACCACGCCGCTGGTGCGAAAATGTTTAACCAACTCGTATATTCGATCAATATAAATAACAAGGTTTCCAAGATTGGCTAATAACACCCCACGGTCTAGGTCCGGAACAATTTGTGGGTGGCCAATCTCGTTTCACGTGATTCGGCAAAACTGGAACATGGTACCAATGACCACTGCAATGTCATGAGATAAAACAGGATCGCTTGGCTTACTCTTACAACTCTTAAAGGACGTTACAAACTCGTCGTACTTCTTAGAAATCATTTTGTTGGTGATCCGCCCCAGAAACTTGGTTTTATTGCTCTCGTCCTGAATCGAGTCACCATAAGCATGGATAAGCAGATTGATAGCACGCTCCGATGCTGCGCCAATCATAAAAGCGGCTGCTAAGAGTGCATCGTTCTTGATACATTTAATCGCTTGTTCGACAAAGGCTACAATTACTGGGTCACAATCAGGAACTCAGCTTCTAATCGTGTCAGGGAAGTTATCGATCTCGAACGGAAGGGCCTGACCTGACCCAATCCTCATCAATCGCCTTCTTCGTTTCCAAGAGAAGGGTCTTCAGAGGAGAGTCAGGCCCTCCAACGACTATCGCTCCGGTGTTGTATACATTGACTGTTGTTTTTTGGGTTCCGCTCTGAATCCTAAGTTGTATGCCACTCTGAACATCAACGGACTCGCTGTCGAGTTTTTGCCCATCAAGGAATGAGATTACAGAAGCCAAAACTTTTGAATCTGCACCACTCATATCACACTTCCTGCAAGTGACGACCAGGACCTGCATTGAGCATCACACGGAGGCTCAGGTCATCGCACTTGCCGAACGGATGCGCTCCGCTGAATGGACGGCGAGCACTGTTCGACGTTCCGTTCGAGTATTGCTCGGAACGGAACGAGTTGCGCAGCAGAGCAGTCGTGAGGTTTATTGTGACAGAGCCGGAGTGTCGGGTAGGGCAGGTCGTGGCCGTCACGTTATGCCCCCATCATCTTGAGTTGCGGCGCCGAGCCTTTCAGACTGTTCAACATGGACAGAAAAATCAACCGCCCGTCTTCATTGCCTAAGACCGCTTCCGCGCTCCGCTCCGGATGCGGCATCAGGCCCAACACGTTGCCGGCGGCATTCATGACCCCGGCGATATTATCCAGCGAGCCGTTCGGATTGGCTTCAGGCGTCACCTTGCCATCGGCGGTGCAGTAGCGAAAAATCACTTGGGCATTGGCCTTGATGCCGGCAAGGGTGACCGGATCGGTATAGTAGTTGCCGTCGGCATGGGCGATGGGAATCTTCAGCACCTGGCCGGATTCGCAGCGATTCGAGAAACTGGTCGCCGCATTCTCCACCTTTACATAGACATCTTTGCAGATAAA
Proteins encoded in this region:
- a CDS encoding Phosphoribosylformylglycinamidine synthase, glutamine amidotransferase subunit → MNIGVAVFPGSNCDHDCRYIFKDVLGQSVEMIWHKETLLTGLDAIVLPGGFSYGDYLRTGAIARFSPVMGAVKEFAHKGGLVIGVCNGFQILLEAGLLPGVMLRNTSLNFICKDVYVKVENAATSFSNRCESGQVLKIPIAHADGNYYTDPVTLAGIKANAQVIFRYCTADGKVTPEANPNGSLDNIAGVMNAAGNVLGLMPHPERSAEAVLGNEDGRLIFLSMLNSLKGSAPQLKMMGA